A single region of the Triplophysa dalaica isolate WHDGS20190420 chromosome 15, ASM1584641v1, whole genome shotgun sequence genome encodes:
- the rab3gap2 gene encoding rab3 GTPase-activating protein non-catalytic subunit isoform X2 — MSCCLLDFGRVQDLRQVRDFLFPKRDNANPEGDKTKAENELTWDDSDWGSWENPERTEDGTQTEEEAQQQQDTSWLQDCVLSLSPCSDLLVIAGEHKAAFLSAKWRTDESGHEEMTLAVSWSGTLSVDEGERISSIICIPLASQKRSSTGRPDWTCIVVGFSSGYVRFYTESGVLLLAQLLHEDPVLRLKCRTYEIPRHPGVTEQHEELSILYRAALVTVDGFSLFQSLRACRNQVARAAAAGSDVIQPPPLAYKKFGLQDMDTITDHTSIGMSTLSVFDQMKNASVLGGFQASVKGSPPAMSQYITVGGGPYTGFYYAIEGSSQPLLSHVALAVASKLTSALFNAASGWLGWKSKNEEESVQKQKPKVEPATPLPVRFGLPDSRRHGESICLSPCNTMAAVTDDFGRVTLLDVARSIAIRMWKGYRDAQLGWVQVSEARGERETATSPSMPRRHAQFLVIYAPRRGILEVWGTQHGPRVGAFTVGKQCRLLYAGHRLMGVNSVTSQGWQIHTQQMCLFDPCNGVLRAITIPFHLALSDKKSERAKDMHLLKRLTSLLRSREVEPALLESEAQSVLLDIKHPAIKKQALESLLSNKNAPVSCLTNVTRALLASLKEQDPEATDESLVQFCSSQLKLLQLYTDVQLLHTPDTSPSETEHLSVSGIEEDLARISPVLKQYTEINSRPCVSFAQDSAGPLPVRTFLSQLEWVDGELRVIKQPDTDWTQLGSFLFWGCLSGQSPLQRVCETLQESGISPQQLLSLLLTVWLNKEKEVLKCLDAVSNLHTLLFTISSMKGAVDESWDGQAVSPWWQQVRTACLHSESSGAALLAALVAYHVAKSAIARLAQSKFQEEWECVSLELEKWVVCIKQLEDVLALQTLLCLPPPQGSAGGAASRCSVKTLSESGRGGVADCVSKLIFRQGVCPESLKDILQRRVENPSTEQLSQRGGDERLEELLECVCQRFPNSLSPDVLFAHCSWEHVVQWNKDPEVGQYLEWSVEFLKMITNPHIQLGISAMMWHTFIVKRFSAAAFLMEKVGKAPKDRLCRRDVGMGDAALRSFLGSCVQLLQVLMEADSGVEEVSAPDVCVEEVWSAAEGPVSIVELAMDQRSLHYPLVQHHCVLASLLHAAMTFSLRLKPLSLFDSKGKNAFFRDLTSIQLLPSGDTDPNLVALRQEFLMSVLTSWVKALAEAEENGVRHSSTEDMWPSVCMELSSLLQVNTDILRRHLVCELYNQGLDLRAEEVMMEVQDKDVLGSQLLVLMGQRLSFSLLHSQTQTKPNMELLARLPPTLCTWLKAMDPSELRCPSVPLSQSGQLINKVIEMLPENHAQYSLALHLLEAVDSLQNEP, encoded by the exons ATGTCCTGCTGTCTGCTGGATTTCGGCCGGGTCCAGGACCTCAGACAGGTGCGAGACTTTCTGTTCCCCAAACGAGACAACGCAAATCCGGAGGGGGACAAAACGAAAGCAG aAAACGAGTTAACGTGGGATGACTCAGACTGGGGCTCCTGGGAGAATCCTGAAAGGACAGAGGATGGAACgcag ACTGAAGAGGAAGCACAGCAGCAACAGGACACCTCTTGGCTGCAGGACTGTGTGCTGTCGCTTTCCCCTTGCTCAGATCTGCTAGTCATCGCTGGAGAGCATAAAGCCGCTTTTCTCTCCg CTAAGTGGCGGACGGATGAAAGTGGACATGAGGAAATGACCCTCGCCGTGAGCTGGAGCGGAACACTGAGTGTTGACGAAGG ggAACGTATCAGTAGCATTATTTGTATTCCACTGGCCAGCCAAAAGAG gaGTTCCACAGGCCGGCCTGATTGGACGTGTATCGTGGTTGGATTCAGCTCAGGTTATGTCCGTTTCTACACAGAG aGTGGTGTTCTCCTGTTGGCTCAGCTGTTGCATGAAGATCCAGTGCTCCGTCTCAAATGTCGCACCTATGAGATTCCACGACATCCTGGAGTAACGGAACAG CATGAGGAGCTGAGTATTTTATACAGAGCAGCCCTGGTCACCGTGGATGGGTTTAGTCTTTTCCAGTCTTTACGTGCCTGCAGAAACCAGGTCGCCAGAG CTGCAGCAGCAGGAAGCGATGTCATCCAGCCTCCACCATTGGCCTATAAGAAGTTTGGCCTACAGGACATGGACACAATTACAGACCACACCAGCATAG GCATGTCCACTTTAAGTGTATTCGATCAGATGAAAAACGCCTCTGTCCTGGGTGGATTTCAAGCTTCGGTTAAAGGAAGCCCTCCTGCTATGAGTCAGTATATTACAGTGGGAGGAGGGCCATATACAGGCTTCTACTACGCTATTGAG GGCAGTTCTCAGCCTCTCCTCTCTCATGTGGCTCTGGCAGTGGCCAGTAAACTCACATCAGCTCTTTTCAATGCTGCCAG CGGTTGGTTGGGGTGGAAGAGTAAAAACGAGGAGGAATCAGTGCAGAAACAGAAACCAAAGGTAGAGCCGGCCACTCCCCTTCCTGTTCG GTTTGGTCTTCCAGATTCTCGTCGGCATGGCGAGTCGATTTGCCTCTCTCCATGTAACACTATGGCTGCAGTCACAGATGACTTTGGCAGAGTCACGCTGCTGGATGTGGCACGGAGCATCGCTATCAGGATGTGGAAag GTTATCGTGACGCTCAGCTTGGGTGGGTGCAGGTGTCAGAAGCACGcggagaaagagaaacagcaaCGTCTCCCTCTATGCCCCGCCGCCATGCCCAGTTTCTTGTGATTTATGCCCCGCGCAGGGGTATTTTAGAGGTGTGGGGAACTCAGCATGGACCACGAGTGGGGGCTTTTACTGTGGGCAAACAATGCAG gCTACTCTACGCAGGTCACAGGTTAATGGGTGTGAATAGTGTAACCAGTCAGGGCTGGCAGATACACACGCAGCAGATGTGTCTGTTTGACCCTTGTAATGGAGTTCTGAGAGCCATCACCATACCATTCCACCTGGCACTTAG TGATAAGAAGAGCGAGCGTGCCAAAGACATGCACTTGCTGAAGCGACTCACCTCTTTATTGAGGAGCAGAGAGGTGGAGCCAG CTCTGCTCGAGAGCGAAGCACAAAGTGTGTTACTGGATATTAAACATCCAGCTATTAAAAAACAG GCCTTGGAGTCTTTGCTGTCTAATAAGAATGCACCAGTGTCCTGTTTGACCAACGTTACTCGTGCACTATTGGCCAGCCTGAAAGAACAAG ATCCTGAGGCAACAGACGAGTCTTTGGTGCAGTTCTGTTCATCACAACTCAAACTGCTTCAGCTTTATACAGATGTCCAACTACTGCACACACCAGATACTTCACCTTCTGAGACCGAACAT CTGTCCGTGTCCGGCATTGAAGAAGATCTTGCTCGAATCAGCCCAGTCTTGAAGCAATACACAGAGATAAACTCACGGCCCTGCGTTTCATTCGCTCAAGACTCCGCTGGGCCGTTGCCTGTCCGAACATTCCTGTCTCAGTTGGAGTGGGTCGACGGAGAGCTGAGAGTGATCAAACAGCCCGATACGGACTGGACCCAACTGG gtAGTTTTCTCTTTTGGGGTTGTCTTTCGGGTCAGAGTCCTTtacagagagtgtgtgagacTTTACAGGAGAGCGGCATCAGTCCTCAACAGCTGCTG TCTTTGCTTTTGACAGTTTGGCTGAACAAAGAAAAGGAGGTTCTGAAGTGTTTGGATGCCGTCTCGAACTTGCACACTCTACTCTTCACTATAAGCTCAATGAAAG GAGCAGTTGATGAGTCATGGGACGGGCAGGCCGTCTCCCCCTGGTGGCAGCAGGTGCGCACAGCGTGTCTTCACTCTGAGAGCTCGGGTGCTGCGCTACTGGCAGCTCTGGTCGCTTATCATGTAGCCAAAAGTGCCATCGCCAGACTGGCACAGAGCAAA TTTCAGGAGGAGTGGGAGTGTGTGTCTCTGGAGCTGGAAAAGTGGGTGGTATGTATAAAGCAGCTGGAGGATGTCCTTGCTTTGCAGACGTTGCTCTGTCTGCCACCCCCTCAGGGCTCTGCAGGGGGCGCTGCTTCACGCTGCTCGGTCAAAACACTTTCAGAAAGTGGCAGAG GAGGTGTAGCAGATTGTGTGTCCAAGTTGATCTTCAGGCAGGGTGTGTGTCCAGAATCCTTGAAGGATATTTTACAGCGGAGGGTGGAGAATCCATCTACAGAACAGCTGTCACAACGAGGAGGGGATGAGAGACTGGAGG AACTGCTGGAGTGCGTCTGTCAGCGATTCCCAAACTCACTGTCTCCTGATGTGCTGTTTGCTCACTGTAGCTGGGAACATGTGGTCCAGTGGAACAAAGACCCAGAG GTGGGGCAATATTTAGAGTGGTCTGTGGAGTTTTTGAAGATGATCACCAATCCTCACATCCAGCTGG GTATTTCCGCTATGATGTGGCACACGTTCATTGTGAAACGATTTTCAGCAGCTGCCTTCCTAATGGAAAAG GTGGGGAAAGCACCCAAAGATCGACTTTGCAGACGG gATGTCGGAATGGGAGACGCAGCTCTAAGGAGTTTCCTGGGCTCCTGCGTGCAGTTACTTCAGGTTCTGATGGAG GCGGACTCTGGAGTGGAGGAAGTGTCTGCTCCAGACGTGTGTGTGGAGGAAGTATGGAGCGCCGCGGAGGGTCCGGTCTCTATAGTGGAGTTGGCGATGGATCAGCGATCTCTTCACTATCCGCTCGTGCAGCATCACTGCGTGTTAGCATCTCTGTTGCACGCAGCCATGACTTTCTCCCTGCGTTTGAAACCCCTTAGCCTGTTTGACAGCAAG GGTAAGAATGCATTTTTCAGAGATCTGACCTCCATTCAGCTGTTGCCTAGTGGAGACACGGACCCCAACCTGGTAGCTCTTAGACAAGAG ttTCTGATGTCTGTATTAACAAGCTGGGTAAAGGCTCTGGCAGAAGCTGAGGAGAATGGAGTCAGACACAGTAGCACTGAAGACATGTGGCCCTCTGTGTGTATGGAGCTCTCGTCTCTACTGCAGGTCAATACTGACATTCTGCGCAGACACCTGGTATGCGAACTCTACAACCAGGGCCTGGACCTGCGAGCAGAGGAG GTGATGATGGAAGTTCAGGACAAGGATGTTTTAGGCTCTCAGCTCTTGGTGTTGATGGGTCAGAGACTCTCCTTCTCTCTGCTCCACTCACAGACACAGACCAAACCTAACATGGAGCTGCTGGCCCGTCTGCCACCCACCCTCTGCACCTGGCTAAAAGCTATG GACCCCAGTGAGCTCCGTTGCCCCTCGGTACCTCTGTCTCAAAGCGGCCAACTCATCAACAAAGTCATCGAAATGCTACCTGAAAACCACGCACAGTACAGCCTTGCCCTCCACCTGCTGGAGGCTGTGGACTCTTTACAGAACGAGCCCTAA
- the rab3gap2 gene encoding rab3 GTPase-activating protein non-catalytic subunit isoform X1, producing MSCCLLDFGRVQDLRQVRDFLFPKRDNANPEGDKTKAENELTWDDSDWGSWENPERTEDGTQTEEEAQQQQDTSWLQDCVLSLSPCSDLLVIAGEHKAAFLSAKWRTDESGHEEMTLAVSWSGTLSVDEGERISSIICIPLASQKRSSTGRPDWTCIVVGFSSGYVRFYTESGVLLLAQLLHEDPVLRLKCRTYEIPRHPGVTEQHEELSILYRAALVTVDGFSLFQSLRACRNQVARAAAAGSDVIQPPPLAYKKFGLQDMDTITDHTSIGMSTLSVFDQMKNASVLGGFQASVKGSPPAMSQYITVGGGPYTGFYYAIEGSSQPLLSHVALAVASKLTSALFNAASGWLGWKSKNEEESVQKQKPKVEPATPLPVRFGLPDSRRHGESICLSPCNTMAAVTDDFGRVTLLDVARSIAIRMWKGYRDAQLGWVQVSEARGERETATSPSMPRRHAQFLVIYAPRRGILEVWGTQHGPRVGAFTVGKQCRLLYAGHRLMGVNSVTSQGWQIHTQQMCLFDPCNGVLRAITIPFHLALSDKKSERAKDMHLLKRLTSLLRSREVEPALLESEAQSVLLDIKHPAIKKQALESLLSNKNAPVSCLTNVTRALLASLKEQDPEATDESLVQFCSSQLKLLQLYTDVQLLHTPDTSPSETEHLSVSGIEEDLARISPVLKQYTEINSRPCVSFAQDSAGPLPVRTFLSQLEWVDGELRVIKQPDTDWTQLGSFLFWGCLSGQSPLQRVCETLQESGISPQQLLSLLLTVWLNKEKEVLKCLDAVSNLHTLLFTISSMKGAVDESWDGQAVSPWWQQVRTACLHSESSGAALLAALVAYHVAKSAIARLAQSKFQEEWECVSLELEKWVVCIKQLEDVLALQTLLCLPPPQGSAGGAASRCSVKTLSESGRGGVADCVSKLIFRQGVCPESLKDILQRRVENPSTEQLSQRGGDERLEELLECVCQRFPNSLSPDVLFAHCSWEHVVQWNKDPEVGQYLEWSVEFLKMITNPHIQLGISAMMWHTFIVKRFSAAAFLMEKVGKAPKDRLCRRDVGMGDAALRSFLGSCVQLLQVLMEVSSSSFLPSFPFFSRADSGVEEVSAPDVCVEEVWSAAEGPVSIVELAMDQRSLHYPLVQHHCVLASLLHAAMTFSLRLKPLSLFDSKGKNAFFRDLTSIQLLPSGDTDPNLVALRQEFLMSVLTSWVKALAEAEENGVRHSSTEDMWPSVCMELSSLLQVNTDILRRHLVCELYNQGLDLRAEEVMMEVQDKDVLGSQLLVLMGQRLSFSLLHSQTQTKPNMELLARLPPTLCTWLKAMDPSELRCPSVPLSQSGQLINKVIEMLPENHAQYSLALHLLEAVDSLQNEP from the exons ATGTCCTGCTGTCTGCTGGATTTCGGCCGGGTCCAGGACCTCAGACAGGTGCGAGACTTTCTGTTCCCCAAACGAGACAACGCAAATCCGGAGGGGGACAAAACGAAAGCAG aAAACGAGTTAACGTGGGATGACTCAGACTGGGGCTCCTGGGAGAATCCTGAAAGGACAGAGGATGGAACgcag ACTGAAGAGGAAGCACAGCAGCAACAGGACACCTCTTGGCTGCAGGACTGTGTGCTGTCGCTTTCCCCTTGCTCAGATCTGCTAGTCATCGCTGGAGAGCATAAAGCCGCTTTTCTCTCCg CTAAGTGGCGGACGGATGAAAGTGGACATGAGGAAATGACCCTCGCCGTGAGCTGGAGCGGAACACTGAGTGTTGACGAAGG ggAACGTATCAGTAGCATTATTTGTATTCCACTGGCCAGCCAAAAGAG gaGTTCCACAGGCCGGCCTGATTGGACGTGTATCGTGGTTGGATTCAGCTCAGGTTATGTCCGTTTCTACACAGAG aGTGGTGTTCTCCTGTTGGCTCAGCTGTTGCATGAAGATCCAGTGCTCCGTCTCAAATGTCGCACCTATGAGATTCCACGACATCCTGGAGTAACGGAACAG CATGAGGAGCTGAGTATTTTATACAGAGCAGCCCTGGTCACCGTGGATGGGTTTAGTCTTTTCCAGTCTTTACGTGCCTGCAGAAACCAGGTCGCCAGAG CTGCAGCAGCAGGAAGCGATGTCATCCAGCCTCCACCATTGGCCTATAAGAAGTTTGGCCTACAGGACATGGACACAATTACAGACCACACCAGCATAG GCATGTCCACTTTAAGTGTATTCGATCAGATGAAAAACGCCTCTGTCCTGGGTGGATTTCAAGCTTCGGTTAAAGGAAGCCCTCCTGCTATGAGTCAGTATATTACAGTGGGAGGAGGGCCATATACAGGCTTCTACTACGCTATTGAG GGCAGTTCTCAGCCTCTCCTCTCTCATGTGGCTCTGGCAGTGGCCAGTAAACTCACATCAGCTCTTTTCAATGCTGCCAG CGGTTGGTTGGGGTGGAAGAGTAAAAACGAGGAGGAATCAGTGCAGAAACAGAAACCAAAGGTAGAGCCGGCCACTCCCCTTCCTGTTCG GTTTGGTCTTCCAGATTCTCGTCGGCATGGCGAGTCGATTTGCCTCTCTCCATGTAACACTATGGCTGCAGTCACAGATGACTTTGGCAGAGTCACGCTGCTGGATGTGGCACGGAGCATCGCTATCAGGATGTGGAAag GTTATCGTGACGCTCAGCTTGGGTGGGTGCAGGTGTCAGAAGCACGcggagaaagagaaacagcaaCGTCTCCCTCTATGCCCCGCCGCCATGCCCAGTTTCTTGTGATTTATGCCCCGCGCAGGGGTATTTTAGAGGTGTGGGGAACTCAGCATGGACCACGAGTGGGGGCTTTTACTGTGGGCAAACAATGCAG gCTACTCTACGCAGGTCACAGGTTAATGGGTGTGAATAGTGTAACCAGTCAGGGCTGGCAGATACACACGCAGCAGATGTGTCTGTTTGACCCTTGTAATGGAGTTCTGAGAGCCATCACCATACCATTCCACCTGGCACTTAG TGATAAGAAGAGCGAGCGTGCCAAAGACATGCACTTGCTGAAGCGACTCACCTCTTTATTGAGGAGCAGAGAGGTGGAGCCAG CTCTGCTCGAGAGCGAAGCACAAAGTGTGTTACTGGATATTAAACATCCAGCTATTAAAAAACAG GCCTTGGAGTCTTTGCTGTCTAATAAGAATGCACCAGTGTCCTGTTTGACCAACGTTACTCGTGCACTATTGGCCAGCCTGAAAGAACAAG ATCCTGAGGCAACAGACGAGTCTTTGGTGCAGTTCTGTTCATCACAACTCAAACTGCTTCAGCTTTATACAGATGTCCAACTACTGCACACACCAGATACTTCACCTTCTGAGACCGAACAT CTGTCCGTGTCCGGCATTGAAGAAGATCTTGCTCGAATCAGCCCAGTCTTGAAGCAATACACAGAGATAAACTCACGGCCCTGCGTTTCATTCGCTCAAGACTCCGCTGGGCCGTTGCCTGTCCGAACATTCCTGTCTCAGTTGGAGTGGGTCGACGGAGAGCTGAGAGTGATCAAACAGCCCGATACGGACTGGACCCAACTGG gtAGTTTTCTCTTTTGGGGTTGTCTTTCGGGTCAGAGTCCTTtacagagagtgtgtgagacTTTACAGGAGAGCGGCATCAGTCCTCAACAGCTGCTG TCTTTGCTTTTGACAGTTTGGCTGAACAAAGAAAAGGAGGTTCTGAAGTGTTTGGATGCCGTCTCGAACTTGCACACTCTACTCTTCACTATAAGCTCAATGAAAG GAGCAGTTGATGAGTCATGGGACGGGCAGGCCGTCTCCCCCTGGTGGCAGCAGGTGCGCACAGCGTGTCTTCACTCTGAGAGCTCGGGTGCTGCGCTACTGGCAGCTCTGGTCGCTTATCATGTAGCCAAAAGTGCCATCGCCAGACTGGCACAGAGCAAA TTTCAGGAGGAGTGGGAGTGTGTGTCTCTGGAGCTGGAAAAGTGGGTGGTATGTATAAAGCAGCTGGAGGATGTCCTTGCTTTGCAGACGTTGCTCTGTCTGCCACCCCCTCAGGGCTCTGCAGGGGGCGCTGCTTCACGCTGCTCGGTCAAAACACTTTCAGAAAGTGGCAGAG GAGGTGTAGCAGATTGTGTGTCCAAGTTGATCTTCAGGCAGGGTGTGTGTCCAGAATCCTTGAAGGATATTTTACAGCGGAGGGTGGAGAATCCATCTACAGAACAGCTGTCACAACGAGGAGGGGATGAGAGACTGGAGG AACTGCTGGAGTGCGTCTGTCAGCGATTCCCAAACTCACTGTCTCCTGATGTGCTGTTTGCTCACTGTAGCTGGGAACATGTGGTCCAGTGGAACAAAGACCCAGAG GTGGGGCAATATTTAGAGTGGTCTGTGGAGTTTTTGAAGATGATCACCAATCCTCACATCCAGCTGG GTATTTCCGCTATGATGTGGCACACGTTCATTGTGAAACGATTTTCAGCAGCTGCCTTCCTAATGGAAAAG GTGGGGAAAGCACCCAAAGATCGACTTTGCAGACGG gATGTCGGAATGGGAGACGCAGCTCTAAGGAGTTTCCTGGGCTCCTGCGTGCAGTTACTTCAGGTTCTGATGGAGGTCTCGTCTTCCTCTTTTCTcccttcttttccttttttctccCGA GCGGACTCTGGAGTGGAGGAAGTGTCTGCTCCAGACGTGTGTGTGGAGGAAGTATGGAGCGCCGCGGAGGGTCCGGTCTCTATAGTGGAGTTGGCGATGGATCAGCGATCTCTTCACTATCCGCTCGTGCAGCATCACTGCGTGTTAGCATCTCTGTTGCACGCAGCCATGACTTTCTCCCTGCGTTTGAAACCCCTTAGCCTGTTTGACAGCAAG GGTAAGAATGCATTTTTCAGAGATCTGACCTCCATTCAGCTGTTGCCTAGTGGAGACACGGACCCCAACCTGGTAGCTCTTAGACAAGAG ttTCTGATGTCTGTATTAACAAGCTGGGTAAAGGCTCTGGCAGAAGCTGAGGAGAATGGAGTCAGACACAGTAGCACTGAAGACATGTGGCCCTCTGTGTGTATGGAGCTCTCGTCTCTACTGCAGGTCAATACTGACATTCTGCGCAGACACCTGGTATGCGAACTCTACAACCAGGGCCTGGACCTGCGAGCAGAGGAG GTGATGATGGAAGTTCAGGACAAGGATGTTTTAGGCTCTCAGCTCTTGGTGTTGATGGGTCAGAGACTCTCCTTCTCTCTGCTCCACTCACAGACACAGACCAAACCTAACATGGAGCTGCTGGCCCGTCTGCCACCCACCCTCTGCACCTGGCTAAAAGCTATG GACCCCAGTGAGCTCCGTTGCCCCTCGGTACCTCTGTCTCAAAGCGGCCAACTCATCAACAAAGTCATCGAAATGCTACCTGAAAACCACGCACAGTACAGCCTTGCCCTCCACCTGCTGGAGGCTGTGGACTCTTTACAGAACGAGCCCTAA